Below is a genomic region from Planctomycetota bacterium.
TGCCCTTGTTGTGTGGTCTAGACAAACCAAAACGTTAGTGCCAGTTGGCGAACGAAGTGGCTAGCATGTCAATTGTAAGTCAGCTCAGAGTTGCGTCGTTTCGTTCGTTGGGTCTCGTGGAAGCACATCGCTGGTGCCGGCTGCGAGCTGTCAGCCACGACCAGATGGGCCGACTGATCGAGACGACGGCGGTCCGCTGCTTCGATACGGCGACGGGCGAGTCGAGCCACCGGACGTTCTACCAAGCCGACGGCATGGTCGACTATGAGCTGCTCGTCGACGCCGACGGCGTGGCCAACGGGGTTCTGACGAAGGACTACGCCCACGACAGCCTCGGCCGATTGGAAGGCGTGAGGCACTTCCTCGACACGGACGGCGACGCCGTGCATGATGCGGGCGAGGTGCTTTTGGACCGTTCGCTCTACACGTTCTTCGCCGACGGCCGCCGGGCCTCGGAGGACCACACGGACCACGTCGGCGACGGCTACCTGGCCGAGTGGAGCTACGACGGCCTGGGCCGTCTGTCGGGCGAGACGCTGACGAGCGCGACGCTCGGCGGTGCGTTCAACTTCAGCGAGTCGTACGGCCACGACCTGGTCGGCAACCGCCTGGTGGTCGAACGTGAACAGAGCGGGGTAACGACCACGACCACCAACTTGCACGACAGCCTCGATCGCCTGCGAGAGAGCACGAGCGACGCCGGCACGCCCGGCGACGCGTCGGACAACACCGTCACCACCTACTCGTACGTCGGGCCCGACGGAGACACGAGCCAGCAGCGTGAGAAGACGGTTACGACGGCCGGCACGGTGACGAGCACGACGACCTACGGCTACGGCGTGATGGGCCGGATGAGCGAGGTGTCTGTCACCGAAGGCAGCGTCACGACGACCGCCACGTACGAGTACGACACGAGCGGCATCCGGGTGTCCCGCACGGAGGGCAGCGAGACGGTCGTCTACCACATCGATCCGAGCAACCCGACGGGCTACGCCCAGGTGCTCGAAGAGGGCGTGGATCAGGACGTTGACGGCGAAGAGCTTCACGCGAGTGTCCTACCGGAGCCGGTCGAGGTCGAACGTGCCGTCAGGTCGGCGGGGCTCATCGCCAGCGCACCAGCGAGGTCCTGGCTGCGATCGGTGGGGCGGGCTGAGCGTTGCGCTTGGTTTGCGCTTTGCGCATGCCCGAAGTCGTCGATCGACGCATGCCGCGACGGTCGCGAGCCGTCGAGAATCGGCGAATCGAACGCGTTAGGCCGATTCGAACGCTTTCGAACGCCCAGCGTTACAACGCCGCCGGATCATCGACGCCCGACGCCGAATTGGCCTGAATCGCCACCCAGCGGAAAAGTAGCTCGAAACGCCGCCGATCGCCGTAAGGCCTTGACTTAAAGGCAGGTCTATCCGCCTATGTCCTCCCAAGGCCCCGGTCATGCACCCTGTTCAGTCACAGTCACGGTGTCGACGGGACCAGGTGGATCACGCCCATGCGCTGCGGTGAGCGGTGTGGTCGGCCGAGGACCACTGGTGACCAGCAGGCCATGTGGAGGGCACGGTGGCTGTCGTCCGGTCCGCCTGCGCGTGGGCGGTCGTAGCGGATGAGGTTGAGCCGGAGCGACGTGCCGGCGGAGAGGTGGTTGGCCTGGCGACGACGCAGCAGCTCGGCGGCGGGGATCGCAAGGTCGGCGATCCATGCGTCGGCTTCGCGTCGGGTGGCGATACGGAGGCCGGGCATGTCGTACGCGAGGTTGGACCAGTATTCGCGGTTGCTTTCGACGGTGAGCAGGCCGCGGGCGTCGGAAACGGGCGGTGCCGACAGCACGGTGTTGAGATCCAGGACACCGCCGTCGGGGTTGACCTGCAACTCGTACCACTGCCGGCTGTCGCCGACACCGTCGACGAAGACCTCGACGACGTCGCCCTGATAGTGGGGCGCGTCACGCTGCTGGCCGTGCGGGGAGAAGGGCTCGTCATCGAAACTGACAAAGCGGACGTACAGGAACTCGGGGTCCCACAGCAGACGGACCTCGGTTTTCGGTGCCGGGCCGATGGCGGTGTCGGTATCGGCTTCGGCCGGCAGCGAAGCGGCGAGCAAAGGGACATGGAAAGCACCACGCCACACAGGATCGTCGAGCTTGGTACCTAGTTGAGGCGATGCGACTGCCCGAGGAACCTCGGCGGTCGGGAGCGGTGGCAGAGCCAGGGCGGACGTTCTCTGCGGGTTGAGTCCGCGGCAGCCAGTCACGCCCAGGAGCACGAGTCCCAACGTGCAGAGGGCCGCGATCGAGGCGTGGTGAGCTTGCGTGACGTGCATGGCAGGATTCGCTCGCGCGACGGTTCGACGCTTTGGCTCTTGCGACTACTTGATCGGCGCGTCGGGCTGCCACCGGAGGATGGTGACCTTGGCGAACATGTCGTCCTGCATCAAGACGACGTATTCGCCGTCCGAGCGTTGGATCATGCTGACCGCAAGCGGGCCGCGGTCGAGGTCGGTCGACAGGCCCAGAACCTCAGGCCCTGGCATCAGACGCAGGGCTTCGCCTTCGTGCATGACTTCGTCGCCGGTCTCGGCGTTGAGGATCATCAGGAGCGACGGCGCATAGAGCCCGACGAAGACGTGGTCCTCGAAGGCGTTGAGCGAGACGGCGTTGCCGTTGTAGCGGGTGTTGCCGGAGCTGGCGGTGGGATTGTCTCGGTGCGCGAGGTAGGGCAGCTCGACGGTCCAATCCGGCGTCCGATTGCCCGTGGACCAGTCGGAATAGCGGGCCAGCAGGCGCGATGTCGAAGACCAGCGTGACGTGTTCGGCAGGTCGGCGGTGAAGCCGGTGAGGAACATCGTGTCATTGGCCTCGACGTAGCGGATCATGTCGACGCCGCCCGTGTCGAATGGTGCGGGAACAGGCAACGGCTCGTCCGGCTGCCAGACGGGCACGCCTTCGGCGTTCAAGGTCGGCACGGACTCAGCGAGCCAGGTGATGCCGTGGTAGCGGACGGTGCCGTCGTCGTCGATGTCGAAGGCCGAACGCTGACCGACGTCGGTGCCGTCATGGTTGGTGAACTCGTCGGGGTCGAACAGCCCGTCCCCGTCCCGGTCGGCCCAGGTCCAGTGATTCGAAGACGCGGGCCCGTGATCGGGAAAGCCATCCCAGCTGCGTGTGGCCCACGCGGAGACGGGTTTCAACTGGGGATCCCCATCTGTGCCGGGCGGCGTGTAGGCCATCATCAGGTCACGGTTCTTGTGGAGGATCACCAGGAACTTTTTGCCGTCGACTCGACAGAAAAACGGCGTGCCCCAGCCGGCTCCGTCGGGGGTCATGCCGGGGAAGAAGTGGTTGGTTCGATGGAACCCAGTCCAAGCGAAAGCCCCGCCGAGTCCGTCGGGGTGACCGGGTGGCAGTGTGAGGTCGGGCTCGAAGTCCCAATCGGCTGAGAACCGCTCGTCTGGCGTGAACAAGACGGACGGCTCGTCGGGGTCGACGGCGACGGTCTCGAGATCAATGTGGCACAACATCTGCCAGCGCAGCGTGCCCTCGGGCGTGAAGCTTCGGATGCCCGTGACGGATGTCGGGTGCTCGTGCTCCACGCGAACCAGCGGCGGGCCGAACATGGAGACGTAGAGGTTCCCCGCATTGTCGACGTCGACGCCGGAGAGACAGACGAACGCGTCCGAGTGAGGCACGCCCGCCGGATCGGCAGCGATGCCTCCGCGTCGGCCGATCGTTCCGATGCGCGTCGGTGTGTCCGATGCGATCTCGAAGATCTTGACTTGCTGGTCCGGTCCGTTGTCTGCGACAACGAGCCGATCGCCCGTGGCTTTCAGGTCGACCGGCAGCCAGCCGTCTTCATCGATCTCGACTTTGATCGTTCCTGACGAGAGGTCGATGCCAACGACGCGCGAATCGGGCGGCTCGATGACGCACCAGAGCGTCTGGCCGTCTGGTGAGAGTGACAACGCGCCCACATTGGGCAGCCTGTCGATCAGGATGTCGCGTGGCTGTGTGCCCGTTGTGTCCCAGATCTCGATGCGCTGCTCGCGAGCGTTGGC
It encodes:
- a CDS encoding carbohydrate-binding family 9-like protein, producing MLAASLPAEADTDTAIGPAPKTEVRLLWDPEFLYVRFVSFDDEPFSPHGQQRDAPHYQGDVVEVFVDGVGDSRQWYELQVNPDGGVLDLNTVLSAPPVSDARGLLTVESNREYWSNLAYDMPGLRIATRREADAWIADLAIPAAELLRRRQANHLSAGTSLRLNLIRYDRPRAGGPDDSHRALHMACWSPVVLGRPHRSPQRMGVIHLVPSTP